TCCTGCAGGGGGAGCACTGGAGCACCTATACTCTTAACCCAGCTGCTGGTTTCTGCCAGGACCTCTGTGAGTAGTGAGTGTGCAGATACCTGGGTTAGCAGGCTCTCAGTCAGTGATGCTTCTCTGTGCTCAGAAACCCACCCCCAGATTCTAGGGTCGGAGAAGTGTCCCCTGAACCCTCAAAACATGGAGAAGAAAGGGCTCGGCTTTCACAAGAGATGAAAGAAGGGCCATGTGGAGACAGATGAGCTCTACCCTGCTCCCCTCATGTATACTGACCTAAAGAAGAAATGCTGATTACTACTACAACAGGGTTTGGACATTTGGTCTACAACTCAGGGGTTGGCAGGGCAGACAAATGCTCAGGCAGTATTTTGGGCTTTCAGATGAAATGACCTCTCTGGCACCCACCCAGTTCTGCTACTGTACTGCCAACATGGTCACAGATGTAGATAGCATGGCTGTATTCCAATAAATCTTCATTCACAAAAACGGGCAGTAGGCCATAGTTGGCAGGTACCTGGTTTGTGAGATGATCCAGACCTTAGTCTTCTGTAGAGAAAGACATCTCCTGAATGACAAATCGCCATCAAGGCATGAAGACCCCTGAACCTTCATAGAAGAAAAGCAATCAGGATCCTCAGAAACCTAAGATATGCATACAGCACAGGGGAGCAGCAGGAGCTGCTATGTTCAAATCCGAAGGGAACACTTAGAGGCACAGGGCAGGCAGGCTCCAGGAGACAGTGTCCAAGGCTTCCTGTGATCTGTACCTCAAGCAGATGGTGTGGCCTACCAAGACGAACACACTTCACACAGCCTCCGCTTTCCACTCCACTCTCAACAAGGCTCCAAGCAGCTGTCTTCTCCTGCAGTGAGGTCAGAACCAGAAAAGCCAACCACAGCTTGATCCCTCAAGAGCAGAGCTGACCTGACTGGAGATCCGGCACCAAGAACTACATCCCGACCAGAGGCCTCCTGCCCTCCAGTTCACAAAAACATGCTTTGaagaataacatttatttttcactaAAAATTTCTGagcctgtttttctctttcaggaAGGTGGAGCAGTCATGTCAAAAACTCACTACTGTACCTTAGATACACACTGACTTATCTCCAGGGGCCTGGAGAGCCAAAGACAGGGCTCAGAGACCAGGTCCACAAACATATATGTCAAATTCCATGTGACACTGAGACCTGCCACCATCCCTCCTCATAAGCTACAGCATTAGCAGTGAATAGCAAGATCAAATGACATCACTGGAAACATAGATGAAACCTTTATACTATACGAATGACCTCAGGAGCCTTACCCGCCAGGCAGACGCTGCCACGTTCCTGTTTCCTGTTGGAGCCTATGTTTCAAACAAGACCCAGCCTACTGAATGCTGACTGTGGATCTTCAGAGCGGAGAAAGATTTGCTGGTGCTGAGGAAAAAGTGTGTATCATTCCAAACACGCTGCTTCTGCTTTCTCACACACCTTTCTTAAGCAGATTTATGCCCTTCAAAACAATTACTGTCCACTTGGGAAATGGCACAATGGAATCAGAAAACTTACGAGgtgtaaaggtttatttttttgtgtCCAAATGAAGGAGCAACCATGAGTTGTTGGGCTCACCATTTGCTAGTCAAAAATACGGGATGAGCAGACACCTAATTAAGCTCAGGGTTGGGGTTCTATTCGGCTCTGATGGAGCCCAAGACCAAATATCCTACATTCAGGGAAAGTGAAGGTCACTTCGATGCCACAAAGTGGAAAAGTAGGCAGCCAAGAATGAGCATCACTGTTCTCAAATAGTTTTGTCCATGGCCAAGAACAGCTAGAAGGCATTCACCTTCTCCACTGCCCATGGGCTGTTAGTGGTAGACATGACGGCTTGCTGTCTTGCTTTGTGTGGAGAGTCCAACAGGTAAAGACACAACCTTGCCAGGCAGGAGTTAACCTGCCTCACATACCTGCCATAGTGGGAGCTCTGATTATATGGGAATCTTGGAGTAACTGCTTTTCTTTGTGAATACCCTCCTCTTTGCAGTCAGGCTCCAGGGGAGTCCAAAGCCTCCACACCTTGGTGCGGATTCCTCACAAAATACACCTCAGATCCAGCAAGATCTCTACTTTAGACAGAAATAAATCGTTGAGTCCATTTACAATCCCAATTTGTTATGGTCACATTACTGGGCCAGGTCTTGGAGCAATTTCTCAGCTTTGACACTGCTTTGTGGACCTGATCATTCATATGCAGTGCAATGTAGGGTATTTTACAGCATCCCTGGCTTCTACCCACAAGATCCCAGGGCCATGACACACAAAAAACATCTCCAAAGATCATCAGATGTCTTGAGGATCAGGGTCATCCCCATCTATGCGTTGGATTCTgtctatataggaaacacatagggGTTTCACATGACTATTAAATGTCACCAAGTAGGAAAAAAATACTACCAAGCATATCTGATTTTGGCTGTCCCATCAAAAAGCTTTCTGCATCACTAACCCTGTGCAGTTTCCTGAGGAAGGACCACAGACAACTTTCTAGGAGGCCTTATAGCTCCATCAAACCAggcctctcctcagagctcaccTCATCCCAGTCCCCATACTTTACATCACTCCAAGACACTCACTATCATCCCCCCATGATATCCATGCCAGGGTATCTGAAAGCTTCCTAGAACAAACCAAAATCAGACCTGGGGCTTGTGCTCTGCTCCATCTATCATACAGAAGGCAGAAGGGATGTCACCTAAGACCACCTACCGCCCCTGAAGTGCTGGTTCTGAGCTCACTCCGCAGCCCAGGCTAAAAAGCCAAAGATACTACTAGCCGGGAACCCACATGAAGGCCAACTTGCCCAAGCAGGAAGGGTCAGCAGCTCACAGATGAGAAGACTGCGAAACTAAGGAACATAGTACTAACCAATGCCTTTCACTCGCTGTACACTGAACACATTAGAGGGCCGTGAAATGATGTCGGATTAAAAACATGACTATTTTGTGGAAAACCTActtgttttcataaaataaagtGCTATGACATAATACCCTCATGTTACATTCTCATGATTTTATATTTACTACTACAAGGAAATACAAAGTGGCCGTTGAGCTGGAAAGCTTTCTCTACGTTGTTTTGGAATTAACACCAACATATTTCAACAGAGAAAAAGACACCAAAGTTGGATGAGTTGCATCCCCTGGATTTTAACAGCTGAGTCCTTTATTTAGGATGCAGTAGGCCTCCCACAGAACCCAACAGATCACAACAAAGCATCTCCTATCTGGTTTGATGTGATCCAGTGGATCATAACAGTTTTTTTTCACCAAATGACCAGTGTTAGTATGAAAAATGCTTGAGAAGATCCGGGTAATCGCCCGAAGCTTTGAGAATAACAGGAATGATCTCTGGCATCCCTGGACCCTTTTTGTCTCAGTCCTCATCACAGCTGCTCTtcgtcctcttcctcttcctcttcctcttcctcctcttcctcctcagatgCATGGCTCTCAGATTCCTCTTCTTCTCGATCCAAGAgctttttaaaaacctcaaaCTCCTCAGCAGAGGAACACGCTGTCCTGACTAAAAACTCAGCTTCTGAAACTCTGAGAATGTCCATTAGTAAAGGATTGGGGATCTGCGTCTGCCCCTTCTTATCAGGGGTTTGATACCGTCCAAGGCGTTCCAGGTATATGTGTCTCTGTTTGATCTTGGTTAATGAATACTGTAAGAAATCAGTCCTGACTATGTCCAGATGCTTAAGTCCCATCCTAAAATATGCATACTGGAAGATACAAACATGTTTAGGAATCTATGTAGAGAACCCTAAAGTTTATATTCCAATTCAAAACAAACTTTAGTCCAAAACATTAGAAAAGAATTGCCCAATTAGTAATGGGAGAATAGCCCTCTCTAATACCAACACTTGTGAGAAGTCTGACAGTTTTCAAAGCATTTCCAAATTCATGCTGAGAAAAATGCAGCAGAAAACAAAGCGGTGTAAAGGgatatgtttttctttaaacaggGGAACAAAAATCATGTGTAGAAAAACCCAACCTAAAGAAATCATAAGATACCTAGGaatttaaaaatgtgtgaatACACAGTTTGTGTGCACAGTTATTTGAGTATGTCACAGAATGCTTGTGAAGGTCAAAGACCAGCCTAGCTGGTTCACAAGCCtctaggaatcctcctgtctctacctcccaactcCCCATAGGGGTGCTAAGGCATAAATCCAGttcttacatgggttctagggatctgaactcaggtcctcatgctggcacaagtgtttttgtttgcttgcttgttctgttttttgagacagggtctctacattgCCCTGgtcgtcctggaactcactatgtagaccagctggcctcaagctcagagatccacctgcttctgcctcctgagctaagattaaaggagtgtgccaccctGCCCAGCTGCACAAGTGCTTTTGACCTATCTGTCACATCTGTTACTAAACTATTAGGACAACTGTCACATCTTCCAAATCCCCACACAAAGACATGCTAAGGGTCATCAAGTTTTAGCTTTCTCAAAATGAGTTATTTCAGAGTACCTCCCTGGACCTGGAATGGGGTCAGGTCACTCACTGTCAAGGCAGTAAAGCAGAAGACAAGTTTGCTTTGGAGGGGAGAAAAGAACTGAGCTGTGTTATTCTAGAACAGCAGCTTTTAGCCCTACTCAGAGGCTTCttgtccacacagctgaccttACTCAACTTAAAACCTGAAAAATCTGCCATCTCCAGCCTAATCACTTATTCTCACCTGGAATTTGTATTCTAGTTCACTGGGGTCCGCCTGAAAAACACGTGGGCATCTGTTCAAAAGCTCCGTGATTTGCTGTACTGTGAACAAGCACTTCTCCTTGAGGACCTTCACAACACTGTCAATGTCCCGCTGACGCATGGTGAAAAACTCAGGGCAACCGTGAAGCACTCTCTTTAGTTTCCCTGCAGAGTATTAGAAAAGGAAAGCATGTAACTTCAGGATATTCTAGAAAGCCAAGGGCTAAACAACATTTAGGGGCTGGTAGATGtgtcagtggataaaggcacctgccaccaagcctcataacttgagttcaatctccaggacccacatggtggaagcagaCAACTGACTCTAAAAGTTGTCTTATGGCATCCAGATGTGCCCCAGAACATGTACACCCACCAAACACACTTACAgatacagataaacacacacttcgagagaggaagggagggagggagagaaggggtgtgtgtgtgtgtgtgtgtgtgtgtagggaggaagggagggagggagggggaggggggagagagaacaagaatCCCCTCCCCTTATAGGATTGCTAATTTCAGACATCTACATTCTATGAAGCACCATGGAAATGATTCTTCTCAGATCTAACAACCCACCCTACATCCCTAATGTGCCTCTGAGTGTTTTATTGTGAGCTACATTAGTAATCGTATTCAGACAATTAGTATAAATGGGGCTGTCCCAGACAAAGTGGagtaaatggtcttataatagtTGGGCCAATTTTCTTATGAATATTGGCAAATTTAATAGCTGGAAACTTAAAAACCACTTAGGCTGTTAACTAATTTTCCCATCAGGCTAGTTggtcactgtctctgtctcactcCCATGTGAAGATGAATTTCCAAAGTacaagcttttttgttgttgctgtttttggtttttcgagacagggtttctctgtgtagctgaggctgtcctggagctcacagagatcctcctacctctggttcccaagtgctgggattaaaagcctgcgcTATCATGCCCAGCCAAAGTGTGCACTTTATTTTCATCTCTCAAGCTGTGCTTCAATACTGACTGAGCTTAGACTTAGATGACACTGAAAGCAAATCTATCAAGAGGAATACAGTTATCTTTTTGCTTATCTTCTAGAAGGAGGCCTCTAGAGACACCAAACATAGTAGACTCTAACCTCCCCTGCTTACCAGGAACAGTCAATaataacaagaaataagagatgTCAAATGGGCAGAGATCACTGGAGATCCTCATCTCCCTTCTCCAGAATGACAACAGTTGGAAGAAGGAGGCCACTCTACCAGCTTTCCAGGTCCTGGCATGACCAGGTCTAAAGTTTTGTATGGTATGTTTTTGCAGAGGTcacacataggcatacacatATACCACTACCACATAGCAACACTAACCCACCAAATAGACTTCATGTCCCCACTGTTCTGGAGCTAGAGAACTCAATGAACAGAACACATGGGACTTGTTTTGGccttggttctctcctcctgcctaACCTCTCATCCCTCTTACAACGCCTTCTGCAGAAGACCCATCACACATCTCCTCAGAGACACTGACCTCTCCTTGGAAAAGTCTCCTACCCCACTTCACCTTACTAAGGTGTGCTTAGCCCACAGGGATGAATACCACATGCATCCCAGGATAGCTATGAACGCAGCCTAGCACCTTTGTAGATGATGTCATGTCACACTATCAAAGGCAAGACACTCTGCTAAGGCAGGCTATTTTTTCACTAACTCTGACTCCTCTCACACTACAAAGTCTGCGGCTTCgtctacctcctccaaggccaagCTTCCGCAGGTAGCTGCAACGCTTCTTCATTTGCATTGGAGATAGCTTCAGTAAGTGTGGACTTTTCTTCAAGGCCATAAATACAGGTTCTGGGTGCAACCCCAAGAGCAGAAATTCTGAAATTATGCCCAGCATCTGTTGAGGATGGACACTTGGCTGCATACTGAGCAAGGCGTTAATATGGGCTTCATCAAAACCCATGTCCTGCAGGGAAGTGATGGCTTTCTCAAGCTCCAAGGACTTAGGATCCACACAAGTCCTCTGTTCCTCATGAAGACACTGAACAAGACGCGTCCTGTACTCTGGCTCCTGCACATACTTTTTGGATTTAACACAGGACAACTCTTGAAGGCTCTCTCCATTGGGTGCTGTAGTCAGTTTGCAAAACAAAGAAGGACTCatccttttctgttctctgagatGAGGGGTCTGCCTAGCCAAACAGGCCCAGGAGAGGGCCCTTAGACGGTACCAGTCAAGAACCTGTAAGACAGAGCCAAAACAGAATTAGTTCCACCTCAGGAGAATGACTATCACAAGATTACTGAGCCAGAGTATTTTGGACCTTGGCCCACAAAAGCTAACAGTTTTTGTAAACAATCTGTAAAACCTCTGGGCCCAAAGTCTCCAGAGAAGGAAATTAGCATATAGACAACAGCACTTACTGAAGAGATAGGTGTCGGGCACAACCAATACTTTTTAGCTTTAGAGAGGACTGCTAGTCATTAATATTTGGCTGAAAATTGTGAACCGCAGACTAGCCACCAGATAGATGCACCCGGTGCCCGCCAGACTGGTCTCCAAACCCTCTCTAGCATGGCCAGCCTCCCCGTCCCTCTGTCTTAGCGGTCTAGGTCTCCTCAGCCCATTGCCTCCACATTAGCCCAAACTCCGTGGAAGCCAGTGGCTTATCTCAGGACCAGGCTGGCTGTGCACCCGCCCCCCGGGATCGCTACCGCCACAAAGTCCCAGGATGTAGCCACAAAGAACCAGCGGCAGGGCCGCCTGCATGTGCCGCCCACGGCTGCTGTGGCACCCTCCCTACGGCAACCTCACCTGCCGACCCAGAAAAGCCATGGAGCCCAGGCGGCGGACGTTTAACTGGGACACCGGAAGGGGCGGGCCTTCCTGGCCCACAATGTCCGGCCCCCGGTCCGGATCCGTGGCACTCCCGGATGACAGAGTTCCTCCGTTCCGCCGCCAAGCCTTGAATCCCACAGGCTCATGCCCCGCGCCCGCCCATGCAGATGCAGCTCCCTTCTCTACGCAAGCAGGTCTCTGCCAGGAACAAGCAAGACTACCGGGATTTCTTAACTGCCCTTTAGAGTACCGGTGAAGATAAACTCACAGCACCATTTCCTGTTGTAAACTCCACTTACAGGAGGGCGGGGACGGACGGGACACAAACAAAGCCGCACGCGTTAAAGATTCTATAAGGCCAAATAACCTAACTAATTGTGGAGCTAGTATGTCGCAAACCAGAACCAAATCATCATGAATCATTTTCAGCCTTTTTGAAATTCATTCACTGTCCACCCTGTCTAACCGAACAGCTTTGTGACTATGAAggcctttaaaatatattctaagaCCACCACTGGTTTTCACCAATCCAAAAGCTAATAGTATTATTAGTTAACACCTAAAATGCTGTAGTAACTTTTC
The nucleotide sequence above comes from Peromyscus eremicus chromosome 13, PerEre_H2_v1, whole genome shotgun sequence. Encoded proteins:
- the Mterf4 gene encoding transcription termination factor 4, mitochondrial, which gives rise to MAFLGRQVLDWYRLRALSWACLARQTPHLREQKRMSPSLFCKLTTAPNGESLQELSCVKSKKYVQEPEYRTRLVQCLHEEQRTCVDPKSLELEKAITSLQDMGFDEAHINALLSMQPSVHPQQMLGIISEFLLLGLHPEPVFMALKKSPHLLKLSPMQMKKRCSYLRKLGLGGGKLKRVLHGCPEFFTMRQRDIDSVVKVLKEKCLFTVQQITELLNRCPRVFQADPSELEYKFQYAYFRMGLKHLDIVRTDFLQYSLTKIKQRHIYLERLGRYQTPDKKGQTQIPNPLLMDILRVSEAEFLVRTACSSAEEFEVFKKLLDREEEESESHASEEEEEEEEEEEEEDEEQL